In Achromobacter pestifer, the DNA window CGGATCGGGCCTGTTGCGGCTGTCTGCGGCTGGTTAGCTGGGGCACGCGTCGGGTAGCCATGGTCACTTCGCCCTTCCCTCAACGCGCACGCCGGTAACGGCGCTGCCGGCCTCACGCTTCAAACCGAGCAAATCCAACATGCCAGCGCAGGAGACCACGGCAACCACCAGGAATGCCAGACGGTACGCGGCGCCCGGCGCGTGGTCCAACCCCACCACGGGCGCCGCCCACTCGCCAATCCGAATGGCAATCGCACCGAGCGCAATACCCATCCCCAAGGCCAACTGCGACATCGTGGAAAAAAGCGAGCTGGCCGCGCTAAGGTCCTCCTGCGGCATTTCCGCAAACGCCAAAGTGTTCAGCGCGGTGAACTGCATGGAACGCGACAACCCGCCAATGAACAAAATCACGGCGGTCGTCAAGAAGCTCATTTCCGGTCCGATCAGAGCGCAAGCTGCCAGGGCCAGCGTGTTGAACACCCCATTGCACAACAAAATCCGCCGAAAGCCGAATCGCTTCATCACGGGCGTCGTGAACATCTTCATCGCAAGATTGCCCGCGAATACGGCCAGCACCAGTTGGCCGGCATGAAAAGCATCCATGCCGTAACCGACTTGGAACATCAGCGGCAGCAGAAACGGCACGGCGCCCACCGACATGCGAAACAGCGAACCACCCCGGATGTTTACCGCATAGCTGTGCCGCTTGATCGGTGCAAGCGATAGCATGGGATGAGGATGACGGTTCAAATGCCTAACCCCAATGAAGAGAAATGCAGTGCCCACGCCCAAGCAAAGGATCATTTCTTTCCAGGGCGGCACCGGGCGCCCGCAAAGTTCTACTGCCCACAGCACACCGGCCAGCCCAGCGCCGATCCAGAAAAAACCCTTCCAATCGAAAGGACGCCTGGTGTCGCCGAGCTCAGTGGGGATCAACAGCCAAGCTGCGGCCAGCGCGGCGATGCCGACGGGAATATTGAGATAAAAGATCCATCGCCACGACGTGTACTCGGTAATGAATCCGCCCAGAGGAGGCCCCAGAACCGGTGCGAACAGCCCCGGCCAGATCAGGATGGACATGATTCGCATCAGATCGTGCTTGGGTGTGCTTCGCAGCAGGACCAGTCGGCCAACGGGTACCATCATCGCGCCGCCGATGCCTTGCGCCACGCGCAAAGCGATGAACGCCCATAGGTTGTTCACCAGGCCGCAGGCCAGGGACGCCAAGGTGAAGAGGATTAGCGCGGAGCAAAACACCCTGCGGCTGCCAAAGCGTTCACCCATCCATCCGCTGATGGGAATGAACACGCCTAGGGTCAAAAGGTAGGCACTTATTCCGAGGCCAAGGTCGGTGGGGATGACACCAAAGTCGCTGGCCATTGCAGGCATGGCCGTCGTTATCACTGTGCCGTCCAGGTTCTCCATGAAGAACGCTGTGGCCACCAGCAAGGCGGTAAGCGTATTGCGGCGTCTGCCTGTGTAGCCGGCCACAAGCGCGGGGGCAGGAATAGTTTGAGTGGAATCTTGAGCCATGAATAGCGGTTCCGATGGGAAACGCTTACGCCACGATCCGACTTGGCCCATGCGTACACGCAGCCACGCCTGACCGCAACGAAGGCGGTTCTAGGCGCGTTGGATGACGTGAACGCTTACGGCGCGTAGGGCTGAACGCCCGCGCGAGAAGAGACACTTTAGCACGTGACAGCAGCGTTTTCGACAGTTTCCGAGCCAGACTCTCATGGCTAGACTACTGCCGCTCTTGACGCCAAACATGAATAGCTCGGAGCCTTGAGAAAATCACATGCCGTGAAAAAGTGCCGAAAGTTCCAATACGCATGCATCTGTTCGATAGGCCTCGCTTCGGGCAAACGCGAACAACAACGCGAATTGTCCCCTCCTCCGTACTCCCGTAAATTTCGCGATCACGGGCGGATGCGGTTCACAGGTGCCCTGGTCTGCCTACCCTCTTGAACCATGAAAATCGACGAATTCGATGACAAAGGCCATATTCACGATCGCTGATCGGATCGCCCGGATCCAGCCCGCGCTGAGCCCCAAGCAGCACAAGATGGCCGAGTATGTCCTGGCGCACCAGTTCCGCGTCGCCACCATGACCATCGATGAATTTGCGGCGGCGGTGAATGTGTCGGTGGCAACCGCCAACCGGTTTGCGCGAGCGCTGGACCTGCCGGGCTATCCCCAGTTTCGGGCCGAACTGGCGCGCGGCTTCGAAGCAGCGCTGGAACCGGTCGAAAAGCTGCGCGCCGAGCTGACGCATTCCAGCACCGCCGTGCAGATCTTCGCCGCCACGCTCGACGAAGACATCCGCAACGCCCAGCGCAACCTGCAAAGCCTGGATGCCTCCGCCTGCGAGCGGGCGGTCGAGGCGATCCTGGCGGCCGACCGCGTCTTCATCATCGGCTTCGGCGCCAGCGGCTTCCTGGCAGGCATGCTGCAGCGGGGCCTATGCATGCACCTGCATTCGGTCGAGTCGCTGGCCGGCCCCGGCGGCGTGTCGCACGCCGCCCGCCAGATGTCGCGCATGACCAGCAAGGACTTGGTGATCGCCATCGGCTTTCCGCGCTACCTGGCCGACACCGTGACCCTGGCGGGCTCCGCCCAGCGAGCCGGCGTGCCGGTGCTGGCGCTGACTGACAAGCCCACGTCGCCGCTCGCGCCGACGGCGTCGGTAGTGCTGTACGCGGTGTCCACGCGCCAGTTGATCCCCAATTCCGAAACCGCCGCGCTGGGCCTGATCGAGGCCTTGTCGGCAGCGGTGGCTTTTCGCACCAAGGATTCCGTCGCGGCCGCCGCCTTGGTGAGCCCGCCCGTGATGCCGGGGCTCGTCCATGGCGCAGGCAAACGCTAATCCCGGCCCCCCCAAAGTCACCTCGCGAACCACGCCGCCGGCACCGCGTTCTGCAGTGTGATCGCCTTGAGCTGCGAGTACATATGCAAAGTCTCGCGGCAATGCTCGCGGCCGATCCCGCTTTCCTTCATGCCTCCAAACGGCGAACCGCCGCTGAGGTTGAAGTACCGGTTGATCCACACGTTCCCGGCCTGTAGCCGGTCCGCCGTTTCCAGCGCATGCTTGAGATTCGAGGTGTAGATGCCTGAAGCCAGGCCGTACGGGACATCGTTGGCTTCGGCGATCATCGTATCGACGTCGCTCCAACGGATCACGGAAAGCACCGGCCCGAAGATTTCTTCCTGCGCGACCCGCATGGCATTGCTCGCTTCCAGGATGGTGGGTTCGATGAAGTAGCCGTGCTCATGCCCGCCGACCTTGACCCGCGACCCGCCGGCCAGCTGCTTGGCGCCCTCGTCTCTGCCGATCCGTATGTAATCAAGCACCCTTTCGCCCTGCTGTTTGTTGATCAGACAACTCAAATGCACGGTTTCGTCCAGCGGATCGCCGATGCGCAGGCGCTGGGCGGCCTGCACCAGTTTTTCCATGAAAGCGCCGTAGATATCGGCATGCAGGAACAAGCGCGTCCCGGCCAGGCATGACTGCCCATTGCAATAGAGGGCGGCAAACAACGCGTTGTCCACGACCGCGTCGATATCGTCTATGTCTGGATACACGATGTTCGGGCTCTTGCCGCCCAGTTCCAGAGACACCGGAACCAGCCGCCTTGCGCCCGCCTGCCCGATCAGCCGGCCCACTTCGGGGCTGCCGGTGAATGCCAGTTTGGCGACGCGCGGATGGGCGCATAGCGCCGCGCCGGCCTCTTCACCCAGGCCGGTGACCACATTGATCACGCCGGGCGGGAATATGCCCGTCGCGATTTTCGCGAATTCCAGCGTCGACAGGCTTGCGTTTTCGTCGGGCTTGAGCACGATGGCATTGCCGGCCGCCACTGCGGGCGCAACCTTCAGCGCGACCATGATTGCGGGCACGTTCCACGGAATGATCTGGCCCACGACTCCCAATGGCGTTCGCTTGGCCAGCAGATAGCCGTCGTCTATCGGCCGCCCGAAGTCTTCATGCGTGATGATGGCGGCGGCAAAGTAGCGGTACTGCGCCACGGCGATCTGGTAGTCCACGGCGGTTTCGGCGACTCGCCGCCCAACGTCCTGCGCATCCAATCGCGCCAGCCTGGGGGCCGCTTGCTCCAGCGCGTCG includes these proteins:
- a CDS encoding MFS transporter; this encodes MAQDSTQTIPAPALVAGYTGRRRNTLTALLVATAFFMENLDGTVITTAMPAMASDFGVIPTDLGLGISAYLLTLGVFIPISGWMGERFGSRRVFCSALILFTLASLACGLVNNLWAFIALRVAQGIGGAMMVPVGRLVLLRSTPKHDLMRIMSILIWPGLFAPVLGPPLGGFITEYTSWRWIFYLNIPVGIAALAAAWLLIPTELGDTRRPFDWKGFFWIGAGLAGVLWAVELCGRPVPPWKEMILCLGVGTAFLFIGVRHLNRHPHPMLSLAPIKRHSYAVNIRGGSLFRMSVGAVPFLLPLMFQVGYGMDAFHAGQLVLAVFAGNLAMKMFTTPVMKRFGFRRILLCNGVFNTLALAACALIGPEMSFLTTAVILFIGGLSRSMQFTALNTLAFAEMPQEDLSAASSLFSTMSQLALGMGIALGAIAIRIGEWAAPVVGLDHAPGAAYRLAFLVVAVVSCAGMLDLLGLKREAGSAVTGVRVEGRAK
- a CDS encoding MurR/RpiR family transcriptional regulator produces the protein MTKAIFTIADRIARIQPALSPKQHKMAEYVLAHQFRVATMTIDEFAAAVNVSVATANRFARALDLPGYPQFRAELARGFEAALEPVEKLRAELTHSSTAVQIFAATLDEDIRNAQRNLQSLDASACERAVEAILAADRVFIIGFGASGFLAGMLQRGLCMHLHSVESLAGPGGVSHAARQMSRMTSKDLVIAIGFPRYLADTVTLAGSAQRAGVPVLALTDKPTSPLAPTASVVLYAVSTRQLIPNSETAALGLIEALSAAVAFRTKDSVAAAALVSPPVMPGLVHGAGKR
- a CDS encoding aldehyde dehydrogenase family protein gives rise to the protein MHEDTVERYPAYIGDHTLATEQTLPALEASTGRLLARISRCGAREVDQAVQAAATAQTAWGRTSYEHRALLLNRLADALEQAAPRLARLDAQDVGRRVAETAVDYQIAVAQYRYFAAAIITHEDFGRPIDDGYLLAKRTPLGVVGQIIPWNVPAIMVALKVAPAVAAGNAIVLKPDENASLSTLEFAKIATGIFPPGVINVVTGLGEEAGAALCAHPRVAKLAFTGSPEVGRLIGQAGARRLVPVSLELGGKSPNIVYPDIDDIDAVVDNALFAALYCNGQSCLAGTRLFLHADIYGAFMEKLVQAAQRLRIGDPLDETVHLSCLINKQQGERVLDYIRIGRDEGAKQLAGGSRVKVGGHEHGYFIEPTILEASNAMRVAQEEIFGPVLSVIRWSDVDTMIAEANDVPYGLASGIYTSNLKHALETADRLQAGNVWINRYFNLSGGSPFGGMKESGIGREHCRETLHMYSQLKAITLQNAVPAAWFAR